The Streptomyces sp. Je 1-332 genome has a window encoding:
- a CDS encoding peptidoglycan-binding protein, with translation MKPYTPPPFPAGLAPGRSSPSAKHLQQALKDTGWLDRSVPLSDNYGQQTQKSVSGFNRKHNLFSTGRPDDPSLGRRGWDLLHQLAYGN, from the coding sequence GTGAAGCCGTACACGCCGCCGCCGTTCCCTGCCGGCCTCGCTCCGGGCCGCAGCTCGCCCTCGGCCAAGCATCTCCAGCAGGCGTTGAAGGACACCGGCTGGCTCGACCGCTCGGTGCCGCTGTCGGACAACTACGGCCAGCAGACCCAGAAGAGTGTCTCTGGGTTCAACCGCAAGCACAACCTCTTCAGCACCGGGCGTCCCGACGATCCTTCGCTCGGCCGCCGCGGCTGGGACCTCCTACACCAACTCGCCTACGGGAACTGA
- a CDS encoding maleylpyruvate isomerase family mycothiol-dependent enzyme codes for MDSESLLQHLSNELDAFRACLDGDLSVPVEHCGEWTLRDLAEHLGSSNLWAAAAVTEQHGKHEPTSPPRDPDEFLRWFEESSGTLLKALDTDPSASAWTFHPPHTAGFWQRRRALEALIHRWDAENALGSSRPLDPALAGEGVAEVFDTMAPRQIARGQAQHPQHALRLHATETGTSWVYGPGTAVATLTATAEQLVLLLWGRMRCADAAFSWTGDQEAGLRILAGTLTP; via the coding sequence ATGGACTCGGAATCTCTGCTGCAGCACCTGAGCAACGAACTCGACGCGTTCCGCGCATGCCTCGATGGTGATCTGTCCGTACCCGTCGAACACTGCGGCGAGTGGACGCTCCGCGACTTGGCCGAGCACCTGGGCAGCTCAAATCTGTGGGCGGCGGCCGCAGTCACCGAGCAGCACGGCAAGCACGAGCCCACCTCGCCCCCGCGTGATCCTGATGAGTTTCTGCGGTGGTTCGAGGAGAGTTCAGGGACTCTGCTCAAGGCCCTCGACACCGACCCGAGTGCGAGCGCCTGGACTTTCCATCCGCCGCACACGGCGGGCTTCTGGCAACGGCGCCGTGCGCTGGAGGCACTCATTCACCGCTGGGATGCCGAGAACGCACTGGGCAGTAGTCGACCGCTCGACCCGGCCCTGGCCGGCGAAGGCGTGGCCGAGGTCTTCGACACGATGGCACCACGGCAGATAGCCCGGGGACAAGCCCAGCACCCGCAGCACGCCCTGCGACTGCACGCGACGGAGACCGGAACATCCTGGGTGTACGGCCCTGGCACTGCCGTGGCCACGCTCACAGCGACGGCGGAACAGCTGGTACTACTCCTGTGGGGTCGGATGCGCTGCGCGGATGCCGCCTTTAGCTGGACCGGCGACCAGGAGGCGGGGCTGCGCATCCTGGCCGGCACCTTGACGCCCTGA
- a CDS encoding nitroreductase family protein — protein MHHPQEPPSGIHPLLAGRFSPYRFDPSAVVDDHALGLLLEAARWAPSAGNSQPWGFFIGRPGEPEHDRVLPHLAPSSARWATDASLLVVTLTRRHVDDTQLLYSEFADYDLGQAVAHMTVQAQAMGLATHQFRAFGLEGLTKELDPNPGWAIVSMVAVGKAADRPSGVRDRRSVAYLRSAPWSPAE, from the coding sequence GTGCACCATCCTCAGGAGCCGCCCAGCGGCATACACCCACTGCTTGCCGGGCGCTTCAGCCCCTACCGGTTCGACCCGTCAGCGGTGGTCGACGACCATGCCCTCGGGCTGCTGCTGGAAGCCGCACGGTGGGCACCGTCGGCGGGGAACTCCCAGCCGTGGGGCTTCTTCATCGGCAGGCCCGGTGAGCCGGAGCATGACCGGGTGCTCCCTCACCTTGCGCCGAGCTCGGCCCGCTGGGCGACGGATGCGAGCCTGCTCGTCGTCACGCTGACGCGTCGGCACGTTGATGACACACAGTTGCTTTACTCCGAGTTCGCGGACTACGACCTCGGCCAGGCCGTCGCCCACATGACTGTTCAAGCTCAGGCTATGGGACTCGCCACGCACCAATTCCGGGCCTTCGGCCTGGAAGGGCTCACCAAGGAGCTGGACCCGAACCCGGGCTGGGCGATCGTCTCCATGGTCGCGGTAGGCAAGGCGGCTGACAGACCTTCAGGGGTCCGTGACCGGCGTAGCGTCGCGTACTTGCGCTCCGCTCCCTGGTCACCAGCGGAGTAG
- a CDS encoding Rmf/CrpP family protein translates to MRDAPKSAGREPTVCPYPRTSRLRTAWIRGNTETCPLSSRHDDGAD, encoded by the coding sequence GTGCGTGACGCACCAAAAAGCGCGGGGCGAGAGCCGACCGTGTGCCCGTACCCGCGCACATCGAGGTTGCGTACCGCGTGGATTCGCGGCAATACCGAAACGTGCCCCCTGTCGTCGAGGCACGACGACGGCGCCGACTAA
- a CDS encoding SAM-dependent methyltransferase — protein MRQEGGFSAEEIDTSRPHPARIYDYLLGGKDNYEVDRKAGDELAAAAPEVRIGVQSNREFLSRAVRYVVSNGIRQIIDIGTGLPTVPNVHQTAQAISPDVRVAYIDNDPIVNTHANALLSDAGATSTVLADLRDPQAIIDHPDVRRIIDFDEPVALFLVAIVHFLTDAEKPAQIVATLLDALPAGSFLVLSHATSDFADRSDAEAVYNQATATLNLRPRTEVMRFFEGLELIEPGLTQVPFWRPDTTPPPGSTEVGIYGGVARTTR, from the coding sequence GTGAGGCAGGAAGGCGGCTTCAGTGCCGAGGAGATCGACACCAGCAGGCCGCATCCAGCGCGGATCTACGACTACCTCCTGGGCGGCAAGGACAACTACGAGGTAGACCGCAAAGCTGGCGACGAACTTGCTGCCGCTGCGCCCGAGGTGAGAATCGGCGTCCAGTCCAACCGGGAGTTCCTAAGTCGCGCCGTTCGCTACGTCGTCAGCAACGGCATCCGCCAGATCATCGACATCGGCACCGGGCTACCCACCGTTCCCAACGTGCACCAGACCGCGCAGGCGATATCGCCGGACGTACGGGTTGCCTACATCGACAACGACCCGATCGTGAACACTCACGCCAACGCACTGCTCAGCGACGCCGGCGCGACCAGTACCGTGCTCGCTGACCTGCGCGACCCACAAGCCATCATTGACCACCCCGATGTCCGCCGGATCATCGACTTTGACGAACCGGTCGCCCTGTTCCTGGTCGCCATCGTCCACTTCCTCACCGACGCGGAGAAGCCCGCGCAGATCGTAGCCACTCTGCTCGATGCACTACCGGCCGGGAGCTTCCTCGTGCTCTCGCACGCCACCAGTGACTTCGCTGACCGCAGTGACGCCGAAGCCGTCTACAACCAGGCCACCGCAACCTTGAACCTGCGGCCCCGCACAGAGGTCATGCGGTTCTTCGAGGGCCTCGAACTCATTGAGCCCGGCCTGACGCAGGTACCGTTCTGGCGCCCGGACACCACGCCACCGCCAGGATCCACAGAGGTCGGCATCTACGGCGGCGTGGCACGCACGACCAGATGA
- a CDS encoding SMI1/KNR4 family protein, giving the protein MSYTDDITSSWTRIVRWLESEAPASAQALNPPATVADIRQLNDALGFRVPQPLETWLRLNNGSTAKDPRISIPGGTQLIPHLDSKIFPGGEVFLDCQSIVAHHRQFLRIAEDIGDEDWWKPSWVPVLAESDAHYGLTLDAGQTGESVPVLAYRETDYAKSYASSLEEVLEAMADALENPEAGSVLTRGRRAYVQDGRVAWD; this is encoded by the coding sequence ATGTCCTATACAGACGACATCACCTCATCCTGGACCCGGATCGTGCGTTGGCTGGAGAGCGAAGCCCCTGCCAGTGCACAGGCACTCAATCCGCCGGCCACGGTTGCTGACATTCGACAGTTGAATGATGCTCTCGGGTTCCGCGTGCCTCAGCCTCTAGAGACGTGGCTGCGCTTGAACAACGGGAGTACCGCGAAGGACCCGCGCATCTCCATCCCCGGGGGCACCCAGCTCATCCCTCATCTGGACTCCAAGATTTTTCCCGGAGGTGAGGTGTTCCTGGACTGTCAAAGTATCGTTGCCCATCACCGGCAGTTTCTGCGTATCGCCGAGGACATCGGCGACGAGGACTGGTGGAAGCCATCGTGGGTTCCCGTTCTGGCTGAGTCTGATGCCCACTACGGGCTGACCCTGGACGCCGGACAGACCGGTGAGAGTGTCCCGGTCCTGGCCTACCGGGAGACTGACTACGCCAAGTCTTATGCCTCATCACTTGAGGAAGTTCTGGAGGCTATGGCTGACGCGCTGGAGAACCCCGAGGCAGGCAGTGTCCTCACGCGCGGACGGCGCGCGTACGTCCAGGACGGACGGGTGGCCTGGGACTGA
- a CDS encoding DUF6093 family protein: MLDQSGLVRFAERHLMPDKVQVSRGSGDDMLDPATGDLLSTPPVTVYEDKAGLYAHQERIRSKGSGQDGAYVQEVRAGYRLLLPLEAPEVWENDTVLIVEARDEQAVGRTYRVSALGEVPSFPVLRTVWLEEHNRTLVAQ, encoded by the coding sequence GTGCTTGACCAGTCCGGGCTCGTCCGGTTTGCGGAGCGCCATCTGATGCCGGACAAGGTGCAGGTCAGCCGGGGCAGTGGTGACGACATGCTCGACCCGGCGACTGGCGACCTTCTGTCGACACCGCCAGTGACTGTGTACGAGGACAAGGCGGGGCTCTACGCGCATCAGGAGCGGATCCGCAGCAAGGGTTCGGGGCAAGACGGTGCGTATGTCCAGGAGGTGCGTGCCGGTTACCGGCTGCTGTTGCCGCTTGAGGCTCCGGAGGTTTGGGAGAACGACACTGTCCTCATCGTTGAGGCTCGCGACGAGCAGGCCGTTGGCCGTACGTACCGGGTATCGGCGTTGGGTGAAGTGCCGTCGTTCCCGGTGCTGCGCACCGTGTGGCTGGAGGAGCACAACCGAACGCTGGTGGCGCAGTGA
- a CDS encoding SMI1/KNR4 family protein — MTETAGASYDWRGFLTRWSEEWADAYDPDDARDSGDEEARRTRWLGFEPAAPARVAALEERLGHRLPPSYQTFLEVTNGWRHAGGFVWLLAGTEEARWHEDDAGLAEIFQENLDEDATREEVLEATIWTRGLELAVDSDAMTVMLDPEDVDPLGEWAVYTWAPWRASPPERHASFWEFMQDAYREFHSLRARSDDAPEFVNATTESLDAMVEEARRDALRGDYERAEAVFAQAQKYGRPRAGALRDQIVWLLGDRHAKHFDGLAADPVYAPELLPALIAGRGERTWRGDGAYEGHVRGRSDEVRALERVVLRQLREGTYAYTASGPFGDAVERAREQARWGEVDAAWRTLLTALPQWQPLGVDHLAPVGLVADPLLGPLLTQERGRALLATPRGEEATGSRAVPVDEDPQGMAWLAERPSNGQRRGYRFLLVEGVEPDALPALIGAEDGTELHEPMTLWDARSKLRSSGTSSSYDDKALVAVGRAGHGWSFAFDSAPHPFNEARFTSPAVAASRHGRAVVVWASSDEFDRGALFHLSVAQRSTERYAYTVLGERCDRSGEIPQDLDPDRLFSEARSGGRNRELPGEAAALTAIATTFGATLPRFALDHGRLHTFVTRSWTRPPGPGETYTVITFGPPRPNTSDA; from the coding sequence ATGACTGAGACAGCTGGCGCGAGTTACGACTGGCGGGGTTTCCTCACGCGGTGGAGCGAGGAGTGGGCGGACGCATACGATCCCGATGATGCGCGGGACTCGGGCGATGAGGAGGCCCGTCGCACCCGCTGGCTCGGCTTCGAACCCGCGGCGCCCGCGCGTGTCGCGGCTCTCGAAGAACGCCTTGGGCACCGGCTGCCGCCGTCGTACCAGACGTTCTTGGAGGTCACCAACGGCTGGCGGCATGCGGGCGGGTTCGTGTGGCTGCTCGCGGGCACGGAGGAGGCCCGCTGGCACGAGGACGACGCGGGACTCGCCGAGATCTTCCAGGAGAACCTGGACGAGGATGCGACGCGGGAGGAGGTCCTGGAAGCCACGATCTGGACGCGAGGGCTCGAACTGGCCGTGGACTCCGACGCCATGACTGTCATGCTCGACCCGGAAGACGTGGACCCGCTCGGCGAATGGGCGGTGTACACGTGGGCCCCCTGGCGCGCCAGTCCTCCGGAACGGCACGCGTCCTTCTGGGAGTTCATGCAGGATGCCTACCGGGAGTTCCACAGCCTGCGGGCTCGGTCCGACGACGCGCCGGAATTCGTGAACGCCACGACCGAATCGCTGGACGCCATGGTGGAGGAGGCGCGGCGTGACGCGCTGCGCGGCGACTACGAGCGGGCCGAAGCGGTCTTCGCGCAGGCGCAGAAGTACGGCAGGCCCCGCGCCGGGGCGCTGCGGGACCAGATCGTGTGGCTGCTCGGCGACCGCCACGCCAAGCACTTCGACGGGCTCGCTGCCGACCCGGTGTACGCGCCGGAGCTGTTGCCCGCCCTGATCGCCGGCCGCGGGGAGCGGACCTGGCGTGGCGACGGGGCATATGAGGGCCACGTGCGTGGCAGGTCCGACGAGGTGCGCGCGCTGGAGCGGGTGGTGCTGCGACAACTGCGGGAGGGCACCTACGCCTACACCGCTTCAGGCCCGTTCGGCGACGCCGTGGAGAGGGCCCGGGAACAGGCACGGTGGGGCGAGGTGGACGCGGCCTGGCGGACGCTGCTGACCGCGCTGCCCCAGTGGCAGCCGCTGGGTGTTGACCACCTCGCACCCGTCGGCCTCGTCGCCGACCCGCTGCTCGGGCCGCTGCTCACGCAGGAGCGTGGTCGGGCGCTGCTGGCCACCCCCAGAGGCGAGGAGGCGACCGGCAGTCGGGCCGTTCCGGTCGACGAGGACCCCCAAGGCATGGCGTGGCTCGCCGAACGGCCTTCGAACGGCCAGCGCCGAGGCTACCGATTCCTCCTCGTCGAGGGCGTAGAGCCCGACGCGCTGCCCGCCCTCATCGGCGCCGAGGACGGCACGGAGCTGCACGAGCCGATGACCCTGTGGGATGCGCGTTCGAAACTGCGGTCGAGTGGGACGTCCTCCTCGTACGACGACAAAGCACTGGTCGCCGTCGGCCGGGCCGGGCACGGCTGGAGCTTCGCATTCGACAGTGCGCCACACCCGTTCAACGAGGCACGGTTCACCTCCCCGGCCGTCGCCGCCTCACGACACGGCCGCGCCGTCGTGGTCTGGGCCTCGTCCGACGAGTTCGACAGGGGCGCTCTGTTCCACCTCTCGGTGGCCCAGCGCAGCACAGAACGTTACGCGTACACGGTCCTGGGCGAACGCTGCGACCGCTCCGGAGAGATTCCGCAGGACCTGGACCCCGACCGCCTCTTCTCCGAGGCTCGAAGCGGCGGCCGGAACCGGGAACTGCCGGGCGAGGCCGCCGCCCTGACGGCGATCGCCACGACGTTCGGTGCCACACTGCCCCGATTCGCCCTCGACCACGGCCGACTGCACACCTTCGTCACCCGCTCCTGGACGCGCCCGCCGGGACCCGGCGAGACGTACACAGTCATTACCTTCGGCCCACCTCGACCAAATACCTCAGACGCGTGA
- a CDS encoding DUF6082 family protein has protein sequence MVNQRPSVKRPWYRSRAALLALSVLAIVGALSLVVLSPFALRAFDPATDREWQDVSEIAQAYGAVSALLSALAVVGVAVSLVLQAREAKATRLQGSRTMHIDLTKMAMDNPEYLDCWGGPDSTRTVLLRRQHLYVNLAISHWSMEYEVGDLTDEWVAAAADEIFAGEIGRSFWARARASRIATAKTRRSRRLHRIMDACYEQALLTPPRTAPALPDLGVPGVIPPRVGDPEGSARRDS, from the coding sequence ATGGTGAATCAGCGCCCGAGTGTGAAGCGGCCTTGGTATCGGTCCCGAGCTGCTCTTCTGGCCCTGTCGGTTCTGGCGATCGTCGGCGCTCTGAGCCTCGTGGTCTTGTCGCCGTTCGCGCTGCGGGCCTTCGACCCCGCCACGGACAGGGAGTGGCAGGACGTCAGCGAGATCGCCCAAGCTTATGGGGCGGTGTCGGCGCTGCTGTCCGCGCTGGCGGTTGTTGGCGTGGCGGTGTCCTTGGTGCTTCAGGCCCGTGAAGCGAAGGCGACACGGCTGCAAGGCTCCAGGACCATGCACATCGACCTGACCAAGATGGCCATGGACAATCCCGAGTACCTGGACTGCTGGGGCGGCCCCGATTCCACTCGTACTGTGCTGCTGCGCCGTCAGCACTTGTATGTGAATCTCGCGATCTCGCACTGGTCCATGGAGTACGAGGTCGGGGACCTTACCGATGAGTGGGTTGCCGCTGCAGCCGACGAGATCTTTGCCGGCGAGATCGGCCGCTCCTTTTGGGCCCGCGCCCGCGCAAGCCGCATAGCGACGGCCAAGACTCGCCGCTCACGCCGTCTGCATCGGATCATGGATGCCTGCTACGAGCAGGCGCTCCTCACCCCGCCACGCACGGCTCCGGCCCTGCCCGATCTAGGGGTTCCGGGAGTAATTCCACCGCGTGTGGGCGATCCGGAAGGCTCTGCTCGCAGGGACTCCTAA
- a CDS encoding DUF6879 family protein: MRDAGDVGQPCNAEAGPDGIRRVVGLPEAERGPLLPVSDYLAAFREDYAHESVSVVDKVECGQRFREPGFASWDAFDRGAWRESMALLTGERPKMARQFSAAEQRGLRLRRVRYIELPVSDYVVWEMAVLRQRVDLGEQVRVLVGQGRPGFQAPPRWFSELVILGTYSLFELRYKPDGALAGAYRHTDPLLMDACRTDFETLYSAGEDLAAFHARETEPVLRARCAESVK; encoded by the coding sequence ATGCGTGATGCGGGTGACGTGGGCCAGCCCTGCAATGCCGAGGCTGGCCCAGACGGGATCCGTCGCGTGGTGGGCCTGCCCGAGGCTGAGCGTGGCCCGCTTCTTCCCGTCTCTGACTATCTGGCGGCGTTCCGGGAGGACTATGCGCACGAGAGCGTGTCGGTGGTCGACAAGGTGGAGTGCGGTCAGCGTTTCCGGGAGCCGGGGTTCGCTTCGTGGGACGCTTTCGATCGTGGGGCGTGGCGCGAGTCGATGGCTCTCCTGACGGGCGAACGGCCAAAGATGGCTCGGCAGTTCTCCGCTGCTGAGCAGCGTGGGCTCCGCTTGCGTCGTGTCCGATATATCGAGCTTCCTGTATCGGACTATGTGGTGTGGGAGATGGCTGTGCTGCGGCAGCGTGTTGATCTTGGGGAGCAGGTTCGTGTCTTGGTCGGCCAGGGCCGACCCGGCTTTCAAGCACCCCCCCGCTGGTTTTCCGAACTTGTCATTCTCGGGACGTACTCGCTCTTTGAGTTGAGGTACAAGCCAGATGGTGCTCTGGCTGGCGCGTATCGGCACACTGATCCACTCCTGATGGATGCGTGCCGGACAGACTTTGAGACCTTGTACTCCGCGGGTGAGGATCTTGCAGCCTTCCATGCGCGGGAGACGGAGCCAGTGCTTCGTGCCCGGTGTGCGGAGAGTGTGAAGTGA